The following are encoded together in the Daphnia magna isolate NIES linkage group LG8, ASM2063170v1.1, whole genome shotgun sequence genome:
- the LOC116928807 gene encoding bone morphogenetic protein 1 homolog isoform X1, which produces MATEKNVHDGFCHRKLPKNVGVTRDAVLKYRTKQTSDCAIETVKLKTTVSSTCKFYMDALRAVIVALSLLGVAIIYSDIVEDETEFPNQESDSTPSTDINVEAVLSGQLLTGESGSFESPNYPTADHQLDYVWLIKVGPTKTVRLVLIDFDTETGFDYIIVHDGDSTEHPILLVHSGNSVPPPIRSTSHKMLVRFITNNKGTSRGFHANFFAVPPCFNAIQSSSGVIASPSFPFSYDSNMRCEWLITVGHSERILLEFFDVNTEKDYDVIQIYDGDSDRAPFLQRISGDHRNEVLFQVSTSNVVLVSLTTDESISETGFAAKFTAGNHADLMQYFMEEYPDFLKDSELNRKTEEEQDGRQEIKTTISDAMIFYEEGVKSSNITSSEFSPIARKMQIDGTEE; this is translated from the exons ATGGCCACGGAAAAGAACGTGCATGATGGTTTTTGTCATCGAAAATTGCCAAAAAATGTTGGAGTTACGCGAGACGCTGTTCTTAAATACCGAACTAAGC AGACGAGTGACTGCGCAATCGAAACAGTGAAACTTAAAACGACAGTTAGCAGTACCTGTAAATTTTACATGGACGCTTTGAGAGCCGTGATCGTTGCTCTGTCACTGCTAGGAGTCGCGATAATCTACTCGGATATTGTTGAAGATGAGACCGAATTCCCAAACCAGGAGTCAG ATTCTACCCCATCGACGGATATTAACGTGGAGGCCGTACTATCTGGCCAGCTGCTAACAGGAGAATCAGGTTCCTTTGAGTCACCAAATTATCCTACAGCTGACCACCAGTTGGACTATGTATGGCTTATCAAAGTGGGACCCACCAAGACTGTCAGACTAGTTCTAATTGATTTCGACACGGAGACAGGATTTGATTACATTATT GTTCATGATGGTGATAGTACGGAACATCCAATACTTTTGGTCCATAGCGGAAATTCCGTACCTCCTCCCATTCGATCTACTAGCCATAAAATGCTTGTTCGTTTTATCACGAATAACAAGGGCACTAGCCGAGGATTTCATGCCAACTTCTTTGCT GTTCCACCATGTTTCAATGCCATTCAGTCTTCATCAGGTGTTATTGCGTCCCCCAGTTTCCCATTCAGCTACGACAGCAATATGCGTTGCGAATGGCTCATCACCGTGGGTCATTCAGAGAGAATTTTATTGGAATTCTTCGACGTAAATACCGAGAAAGACTATGATGTCATACAG ATTTACGATGGTGATAGCGATCGAGCTCCATTTCTCCAACGAATCAGTGGGGATCATCGGAACGAAGTCCTCTTTCAAGTGTCCACTTCCAACGTCGTATTGGTTAGCTTGACTACCGATGAAAGTATTTCTGAAACTGGGTTTGCCGCAAAGTTCACAGCTGGAAATCATGCTG ATCTGATGCAGTATTTTATGGAGGAATATccagattttttaaaagactCGGAGCTGAACAGAAAAACAGAGGAAGAACAGGATGGAAGACAGGAAATTAAAACCACGATATCCGACGCAATGATTTTTTATGAGGAAGGAGTTAAATCCAGCAACATCACTTCCTCAGA GTTTTCCCCAATAGCGCGAAAAATGCAAATAGACGGAACAGAAGAATAA
- the LOC116928802 gene encoding G2/mitotic-specific cyclin-B, with translation MSNRVPLKEIPDTLRRSHRLNGVSKLNTTTSSISTQSKAPLTQKNVKVISSKKPCQRRRKVTTSASSSNSATCKKPVVRRTKSDCVVIDIDDPVPTSGLVPSLVGVKPEDVWLCQPSVAHDMFLYAKTLENRHCFSPNYLSVCGSRVTTEMRATLVNWIVEIHGHLKLEPETLHTAVRLLDATLQHFKVGVNRLQLCGLAVFWLATKLESRALNAQDLLYLMCYKGDVSILVRMEQTVLKMLNFQLQVADPIFFLNRLMLYDENGQSEEFYNTCTYCMDAILHDITTVEIPASELANAALLAGRMIDGHMGWPYPIGYATEHWPSPKKLEPLAKKMIRAILEAGEGKSIYTGAYKKYASRKRFYGLSESQKFSSVNLSKLIEVLPSSIC, from the exons ATGTCTAATAGGGTGCCCCTCAAAGAAATACCAGATACACTAAGACGATCACATCGACTTAATGGCGTCTCAAAACTAAATACTACCACCAGTTCCATCTCAACGCAATCAAAG GCTCCTCTAACTCAGAAGAATGTCAAAGTCATAAGCAGTAAAAAGCCTTGTCAACGTCGACGTAAAGTGACAACAAGTGCAAGTTCGTCCAACTCGGCTACGTGCAAAAAGCCGGTAGTCAGACGAACAAAGTCAGACTGTGTCGTGATCGATATCGATGATCCAGTTCCAACTTCAGGATTAGTTCCAAGTCTAGTTGGTGTTAAGCCAGAGGATGTATGGCTATGCCAACCTTCAGTGGCTCAC GATATGTTTTTGTACGCCAAGACTCTAGAGAATCGACATTGTTTCTCGCCAAATTACCTATCAGTTTGTGGCTCTCGAGTTACCACCGAGATGCGAGCTACATTAGTTAATTGGATAGTCGAGATTCAC GGTCATCTGAAACTAGAGCCGGAGACATTGCATACAGCTGTTCGGCTATTGGACGCAACCTTGCAACATTTCAAAGTTGGCGTGAACCGGTTACAGCTATGTGGCTTAGCAGTTTTCTGGCTTGCTACAAAACTTGAGTCAAGAGCCCTCAAT GCCCAGGATTTGTTATATCTGATGTGTTACAAAGGAGATGTTTCGATTCTTGTTCGAATGGAGCAGACCGTATTGAAGATGCTTAACTTCCAGCTTCAGGTGGCCGATCCTATCTTCTTTCTTAACCGATTGATGCTCTACGACGAGAACGGTCAAAGTGAAGAG TTTTACAACACTTGTACATATTGCATGGATGCTATCCTGCATGATATCACGACAGTGGAAATCCCGGCCTCCGAGTTGGCTAATGCTGCCCTTCTAGCTGGGCGAATGATTGATGGGCATATGGGATGGCCATACCCGATTGGGTACGCTACAGAACACTGGCCATCACCCAAGAAGCTTGAGCCCTTGGCAAAGAAAATGATTCGAGCTATACTTGAG GCCGGCGAAGGAAAGTCGATTTATACTGGGGCTTACAAGAAGTATGCGAGCCGAAAGCGGTTTTACGGTCTGAGTGAAAGCCAAAAGTTCAGTTCTGTAAATTTAAGCAAACTGATTGAAGTGCTTCCGAGTTCTATTTGTTGA
- the LOC116928799 gene encoding uncharacterized protein LOC116928799 → MSDSAGMNEHDLFEGGESKSSSQESGLCSTMMAIDESMGSLEEISDNLHQHLNTHLDHTSLLQYELDTLRAQLVEKNRLISTQQVTIKQLQNALKANQKELEDLKKTSEMEITCKNETIDLLQTDLIDCQQQYANCIQQIMNQNRVLSEIRDDDAVLVEKIAHLEKKLRKTGKTTETQTDIPPSCGDKNDRQTYCSFKSSPPPFSPPPPFHYHNRAVNAQPSFGSFHSDAANGQADSCSPQFTHHNSAQGKSTLAQQGRYAESKSDSQQFPWSQFQDLLSEVRQIQKLLQSTGERSGRDTAKAPLGNANSIRTDDLTGFWDTIAEERQQRLQLDHSLRQMELDVLEVKTQVQSCKARFQNYQPSASPHWNCCPPKFCCSPTHEMVKHCSCVDEIPVPHSKLRSSTSLFTLV, encoded by the exons ATGAGCGATTCAGCTGGTATGAATGAGCATGATTTATTTGAAGGGGGCGAGTCGAAATCATCTTCTCAAGAAAGTGGCCTTTGCAGTACT ATGATGGCTATTGATGAAAGCATGGGAAGTCTAGAGGAAATATCTGATAACCTTCATCAACATCTAAACACACATCTCGATCATACATCCTTATTGCAGTATGAACTAGATACACTTCGTGCTCAACTAGTTGAGAAGAATAGACTT ATATCAACTCAACAAGTAACTATCAAACAGCTTCAAAATGCTCTAAAGGCAAATCAAAAGGAATTAGAAGATCTAAAGAAAACATCAGAAATGGAG ATAACCTGCAAAAATGAAACGATCGATTTACTGCAAACGGATTTGATTGATTGCCAGCAACAATACGCCAATTGCATTCAACAG ATCATGAATCAAAATCGCGTTCTTTCGGAAATACGGGACGACGATGCAGTCCTCGTCGAGAAGATTGCTCATTTGGAAAAGAAGTTGCGTAAAACTGGGAAGACTACGGAAACTCAAACCGATATTCCCCCGAGCTGCGGCGACAAAAATGACAGACAAACATATTGCTCTTTTAAAAGTTCTCCACCGCCATTTAGTCCCCCACCGCCTTTTCACTACCACAATCGCGCTGTAAATGCCCAACCTTCTTTCGG GTCATTTCACAGTGATGCCGCAAATGGTCAAGCTGACAGCTGCTCGCCACAATTTACTCATCACAATTCTGCCCAAGGCAAATCAACATTGGCCCAGCAAGGACGATACGCCGAATCTAAATCTGATAGCCAGCAATTTCCTTGGTCTCAG TTTCAGGATCTTCTTTCTGAAGTCCGGCAAATACAGAAGCTTTTGCAATCGACAGGTGAACGATCTGGTCGTGACACAGCTAAGGCTCCTCTCGGGAACGCTAACTCTATTCGCACAGACGATCTTACAGGATTTTGGGATACGATCGCCGAAGAGCGGCAACAAAGGCTTCAGTTAGATCATTCTCTTAGACAAATGGAACTGGATgttctagaagtaaaaacacaagTTCAAAGCTGTAAAGCTCGCTTCCAAAATTACCAACCCTCAGCCTCCCCACATTGGAACTGCTGTCCTCCAAAATTCTGCTGCTCACCGACGCATGAAATGGTTAAGCATTGTTCTTGCGTGGACGAAATTCCTGTTCCTCATTCTAAACTCCGGTCCTCGACTTCCCTGTTTACACTTGTTTAA
- the LOC116928807 gene encoding bone morphogenetic protein 1 homolog isoform X2: MATEKNVHDGFCHRKLPKNVGVTRDAVLKYRTKQTSDCAIETVKLKTTVSSTCKFYMDALRAVIVALSLLGVAIIYSDIVEDETEFPNQESDSTPSTDINVEAVLSGQLLTGESGSFESPNYPTADHQLDYVWLIKVGPTKTVRLVLIDFDTETGFDYIIVHDGDSTEHPILLVHSGNSVPPPIRSTSHKMLVRFITNNKGTSRGFHANFFAVPPCFNAIQSSSGVIASPSFPFSYDSNMRCEWLITVGHSERILLEFFDVNTEKDYDVIQIYDGDSDRAPFLQRISGDHRNEVLFQVSTSNVVLVSLTTDESISETGFAAKFTAGNHADLMQYFMEEYPDFLKDSELNRKTEEEQDGRQEIKTTISDAMIFYEEGVKSSNITSSDYADAVSLMQY; this comes from the exons ATGGCCACGGAAAAGAACGTGCATGATGGTTTTTGTCATCGAAAATTGCCAAAAAATGTTGGAGTTACGCGAGACGCTGTTCTTAAATACCGAACTAAGC AGACGAGTGACTGCGCAATCGAAACAGTGAAACTTAAAACGACAGTTAGCAGTACCTGTAAATTTTACATGGACGCTTTGAGAGCCGTGATCGTTGCTCTGTCACTGCTAGGAGTCGCGATAATCTACTCGGATATTGTTGAAGATGAGACCGAATTCCCAAACCAGGAGTCAG ATTCTACCCCATCGACGGATATTAACGTGGAGGCCGTACTATCTGGCCAGCTGCTAACAGGAGAATCAGGTTCCTTTGAGTCACCAAATTATCCTACAGCTGACCACCAGTTGGACTATGTATGGCTTATCAAAGTGGGACCCACCAAGACTGTCAGACTAGTTCTAATTGATTTCGACACGGAGACAGGATTTGATTACATTATT GTTCATGATGGTGATAGTACGGAACATCCAATACTTTTGGTCCATAGCGGAAATTCCGTACCTCCTCCCATTCGATCTACTAGCCATAAAATGCTTGTTCGTTTTATCACGAATAACAAGGGCACTAGCCGAGGATTTCATGCCAACTTCTTTGCT GTTCCACCATGTTTCAATGCCATTCAGTCTTCATCAGGTGTTATTGCGTCCCCCAGTTTCCCATTCAGCTACGACAGCAATATGCGTTGCGAATGGCTCATCACCGTGGGTCATTCAGAGAGAATTTTATTGGAATTCTTCGACGTAAATACCGAGAAAGACTATGATGTCATACAG ATTTACGATGGTGATAGCGATCGAGCTCCATTTCTCCAACGAATCAGTGGGGATCATCGGAACGAAGTCCTCTTTCAAGTGTCCACTTCCAACGTCGTATTGGTTAGCTTGACTACCGATGAAAGTATTTCTGAAACTGGGTTTGCCGCAAAGTTCACAGCTGGAAATCATGCTG ATCTGATGCAGTATTTTATGGAGGAATATccagattttttaaaagactCGGAGCTGAACAGAAAAACAGAGGAAGAACAGGATGGAAGACAGGAAATTAAAACCACGATATCCGACGCAATGATTTTTTATGAGGAAGGAGTTAAATCCAGCAACATCACTTCCTCAGA CTATGCTGATGCTGTTTCCCTTATGCAATATTGA